One genomic region from Terriglobales bacterium encodes:
- a CDS encoding alpha/beta hydrolase, which translates to MVSLDQWFASGSRIPVWFPAGSGGTRGYEVFCLRQGSGPWITFLHGFPTCSWDWAPVAERLQSRHRLLLFDFLGFGDSDKPARHAYSLFDQASITEQLWRRFDVPGAVLVAHDYGVTVAQELLARLAEGRLAVRLEGLVLMNGGLYPEVHRPLRIQKLLADRLLGPLMNRFVNESTFRRNFASIFTRQHPVGEEELRQHWQAIVRRDGLRNYHRLMQYWHERRRYRDRWVGALEQTRVPLRFLWGMEDPISGAHMAAVIRQRLPRAEFVPLEGVGHYPQLEVPDVVAAGIAAPFKGT; encoded by the coding sequence ATGGTCTCGCTCGACCAGTGGTTCGCTTCCGGCAGCCGCATTCCCGTGTGGTTTCCAGCCGGCAGCGGCGGCACCCGCGGCTATGAAGTTTTTTGTCTGCGCCAGGGTTCCGGTCCGTGGATCACTTTTCTGCACGGCTTTCCCACCTGTTCCTGGGACTGGGCGCCGGTGGCGGAGCGGCTCCAGTCGCGTCACCGCCTGCTGCTGTTCGATTTCCTCGGCTTCGGCGATTCCGACAAGCCCGCGCGCCATGCCTACAGCCTCTTCGACCAGGCTTCCATCACGGAACAACTGTGGCGTCGCTTCGATGTTCCCGGCGCCGTCCTCGTCGCCCACGATTACGGCGTCACCGTCGCGCAGGAACTGCTGGCCCGCCTTGCCGAGGGACGCCTTGCCGTTCGTCTCGAAGGACTGGTGCTGATGAACGGAGGCCTCTATCCTGAGGTGCATCGTCCATTGCGCATCCAGAAGCTATTGGCCGATCGGCTGCTGGGACCGCTGATGAACAGGTTCGTCAATGAGTCCACCTTCCGCCGGAACTTCGCCTCGATTTTCACGCGGCAGCATCCGGTCGGCGAAGAAGAACTCAGGCAGCACTGGCAGGCTATCGTCCGCCGCGATGGCCTGCGCAACTACCACCGCCTCATGCAGTACTGGCACGAGCGCCGCCGCTACCGCGACCGCTGGGTCGGGGCGCTGGAACAGACCCGCGTTCCGCTGCGCTTCCTCTGGGGCATGGAGGATCCCATCTCCGGCGCGCACATGGCCGCGGTCATTCGCCAGCGACTGCCGCGAGCCGAGTTCGTCCCTCTGGAAGGCGTGGGACACTATCCGCAGCTTGAGGTTCCGGACGTGGTGGCGGCCGGGATTGCCGCGCCCTTCAAAGGAACGTAA
- the moaA gene encoding GTP 3',8-cyclase MoaA, protein MLKAVFPMRLRDKFGRAITDLRISVTDRCNYRCVYCRTGNEGALYEELPLADYLRMVRLFVGLGIEKVRITGGEPLLRRDVVEFVRELASLHTLDCHPLDLAITTNGHLLAEMAEPLKRAGLRRVTVSMDAVDGEKFARITRVSNGYSSVLEGVRAARRAGLDPVKVNCVLLRGFNDDQIVPFARFARDEGVIVRFIEFMPLEEDRVWSPEIVVTLREVLERIRAFRPLVEMPRAYSETARRFTFDDGVGEIGIIAPVSEPFCGHCSRVRITSDGKIRTCLFSLFDHDLAARMRAGASDTELTDYIVSVVEKKEARHHIGEPGFEKPSRSMVHIGG, encoded by the coding sequence ATGCTGAAGGCTGTTTTTCCCATGCGCCTGCGCGACAAATTCGGACGCGCCATCACCGACCTGCGGATCTCCGTCACCGACCGCTGCAACTACCGTTGCGTCTATTGCCGCACCGGCAATGAAGGCGCGCTCTACGAAGAATTGCCGCTGGCCGACTACCTGCGCATGGTGCGCTTGTTCGTCGGGCTGGGCATCGAGAAGGTGCGTATCACGGGCGGCGAGCCGCTGCTGCGCCGCGACGTGGTCGAGTTCGTCCGCGAGTTGGCGTCCTTGCACACCCTCGACTGCCATCCGCTCGACCTGGCCATCACCACCAACGGACATCTTTTGGCGGAGATGGCGGAGCCGCTGAAGCGGGCCGGCTTGCGCCGCGTCACCGTGAGCATGGACGCCGTCGATGGCGAGAAGTTCGCGCGCATCACCCGCGTCTCCAACGGCTATTCCAGCGTGCTCGAGGGCGTGCGTGCCGCGCGCCGCGCGGGGCTCGATCCCGTCAAGGTCAACTGTGTGCTGCTGCGCGGCTTCAACGACGACCAGATCGTGCCCTTTGCGCGCTTCGCCCGCGACGAGGGCGTCATCGTCCGCTTCATCGAGTTCATGCCGCTGGAAGAGGACCGCGTCTGGTCGCCGGAAATCGTGGTCACGTTGCGCGAGGTGCTGGAGCGCATCCGTGCGTTCCGGCCGCTGGTGGAGATGCCCCGCGCCTACAGCGAAACCGCGCGCCGCTTCACCTTCGACGACGGCGTGGGCGAGATCGGCATCATCGCCCCGGTCTCGGAGCCCTTCTGCGGGCACTGCTCGCGCGTGCGCATCACCTCCGACGGCAAGATCCGCACCTGCCTGTTCTCCCTCTTCGACCACGACCTCGCCGCGCGCATGCGTGCCGGCGCGAGCGACACCGAGCTTACTGATTACATTGTCTCTGTCGTGGAGAAGAAGGAAGCTCGCCACCATATTGGCGAGCCCGGCTTCGAGAAGCCCTCGCGCAGCATGGTTCACATCGGCGGGTGA
- a CDS encoding TonB-dependent receptor: MKFRLILFMLLLTASTLVAQTFRGSILGTVTDSSGAVVVEAKVTIRNTDTGLERSTATDATGFFVVPELPIGNYSVTVEKAGFQKSVASGIRVDVAAERRVDVTLQPGQVEQVTEVTAEVPLVDTSSNVLGGSFEEKQVLDLPINGRDFTKLLIMVPGAAGEPNGGGDSPGSFGLFSVNGNRGRSNNFLLDGTDMNDGYRNLPAINQGGVFGTPGTVLPIEVIAELRVLSNFEPEYGRNSGSVVNIVTKSGTNEFHGSVFEYFRNDNLNARNFFNTVGSKNKFHNNQFGASIGGPIVKDKTFFYGAYEGQRERLGIDSLNNVPTLADFADAFGAIRGLGGPAPECATGSIFDCVTAQPGGVVNPVILNLFNFCQSTGGCSGGQDVWPAANLAGSPNSVSTAAASNDADSFIIKLDHTFNENNHLSGRYFFGNSNQSFPLGLAGGNNLPGTNTVSPIRAQLVSISFVHVFSSTQVNEARFGWNRYSQDFLAEDAAVFGNPNDSIGLNNGVTDPRDFGFPTMQFGDGFASLGSSGFSNPRGRKDTNWQFIDNFSWKFNRHDIKFGYEFRRTTVDSFNDFHFRGRISFGSLQDFLAGMPTGFSFLPSGNTDREAHQNSHALYVQDSIRVRRDFTVNLGLRWDYFGVIGEDQNRFSIYDPAVGLVQVGELYEKDHNNFSPRVSFAWDIGGKAKTVLRGGFGVAYDIFSQDFFTGQIPFNSFNAGPAYNAIGPDPVFFSFTPTAVLAPGVAVFDPATFSTDTTDAFTVDRGLRTPYVYNYNLNLEQELFPSTVLQVAYVGSAGRKLFRFRDINQPDQATITATDLANGFIDIVPRNFSTPLSALAPNAPFYVNQLETSASSSYNALQVSLRQQNWHGLTQQVSYTWSHSIDTASDGQDFVPNAAQPNDSNNPRADRGNSNFDTRHRFVWSAIYSLPKMGLGRLGEGWQISGVLTLLSGHPFHVNYNFLDDYDGSGEFFGRPDLVGPVTYNPDNPLQYLNLTSFQVPCTLDPLGDGSAAFCVPGTRHFGSLGRNSLIGPDYRNFDLAVSKDTRLTERLHLLLRADFYNFTNHPNFANPLLPAFIADAAPNGLDPTNGRSLGFLPILATSDVGLGNPVLGGGGQRSIQFSAKFTF; this comes from the coding sequence ATGAAGTTCCGATTGATCCTTTTCATGCTGTTGCTTACCGCCAGCACTCTGGTGGCGCAAACGTTCCGCGGAAGCATTTTGGGTACGGTGACAGATTCCAGCGGAGCCGTGGTCGTGGAAGCGAAGGTCACCATACGCAATACGGACACGGGGCTGGAGCGTTCCACGGCCACGGATGCGACGGGATTCTTCGTCGTCCCCGAGTTGCCCATCGGGAACTACAGCGTAACCGTGGAAAAGGCAGGATTCCAGAAGTCGGTGGCCAGCGGCATTCGCGTGGACGTTGCCGCAGAGCGCCGGGTGGATGTGACACTTCAGCCCGGACAGGTGGAACAGGTGACCGAAGTCACGGCGGAGGTTCCTCTGGTGGACACCAGCAGCAACGTGCTGGGAGGGAGCTTTGAAGAAAAGCAGGTGCTCGACCTTCCCATCAATGGCCGTGACTTCACCAAGCTGCTGATCATGGTGCCGGGTGCGGCGGGCGAACCGAACGGAGGCGGGGACTCGCCGGGATCGTTCGGGCTCTTCAGCGTGAACGGCAACCGCGGGCGGTCCAACAACTTCCTGCTCGATGGCACGGACATGAACGACGGGTATCGAAATCTGCCCGCCATCAACCAAGGTGGGGTATTCGGTACGCCGGGCACGGTGCTGCCCATCGAGGTAATCGCCGAGTTGCGAGTGCTTTCCAATTTCGAACCCGAGTATGGGCGGAACTCCGGCTCGGTCGTCAACATCGTCACCAAGAGCGGGACCAACGAATTCCACGGCAGCGTGTTCGAGTATTTTCGAAACGACAATCTGAACGCCCGCAACTTTTTCAACACGGTAGGCTCAAAGAACAAGTTCCACAACAACCAGTTCGGAGCCTCCATCGGCGGTCCTATCGTCAAGGACAAGACGTTTTTTTACGGGGCTTATGAAGGTCAGCGGGAACGGCTGGGTATCGACTCGCTGAACAACGTGCCCACGCTGGCCGATTTCGCCGATGCCTTCGGCGCGATTCGGGGCCTGGGCGGCCCGGCGCCCGAGTGTGCCACAGGCAGCATCTTCGACTGTGTCACCGCACAGCCGGGAGGCGTGGTCAATCCCGTGATACTGAACCTTTTCAACTTTTGCCAAAGCACTGGCGGTTGCTCCGGAGGTCAGGATGTCTGGCCCGCAGCCAACCTGGCGGGCAGCCCCAATTCGGTTTCCACGGCGGCCGCCTCCAACGATGCCGACAGCTTCATCATCAAGCTAGACCACACTTTCAATGAGAACAATCATCTGAGCGGGCGGTATTTCTTCGGCAACAGCAACCAGAGCTTTCCGCTGGGCCTGGCCGGCGGCAACAATCTGCCGGGAACGAACACGGTGTCGCCCATCCGCGCGCAACTGGTTTCCATCAGCTTTGTGCACGTCTTCTCCTCCACCCAGGTGAATGAGGCGCGGTTCGGCTGGAACCGATACTCACAGGACTTCCTGGCGGAAGACGCGGCGGTTTTCGGCAATCCGAACGACAGCATCGGATTGAACAATGGCGTCACCGACCCGCGCGATTTCGGCTTTCCGACTATGCAGTTCGGCGACGGGTTCGCCTCCCTCGGATCGTCCGGATTCTCCAACCCGCGCGGACGCAAGGACACGAACTGGCAGTTCATTGACAACTTTTCCTGGAAGTTCAATCGGCACGACATCAAGTTCGGCTACGAGTTCCGCCGCACAACGGTGGATTCGTTCAACGACTTCCATTTCCGCGGACGCATCAGCTTCGGTTCACTCCAGGATTTTCTGGCCGGCATGCCCACGGGTTTCAGCTTTCTGCCGTCCGGCAACACCGACCGCGAGGCACACCAGAACTCCCACGCACTTTACGTGCAGGACAGCATCCGGGTGCGGCGCGACTTCACAGTCAATCTGGGTCTGCGCTGGGACTATTTCGGCGTGATCGGAGAAGACCAGAACCGCTTCAGCATCTATGACCCTGCCGTCGGCTTGGTCCAGGTGGGTGAGCTCTACGAAAAGGATCACAACAACTTCAGCCCCCGCGTCAGCTTCGCCTGGGATATCGGAGGCAAGGCCAAGACTGTGCTGCGCGGCGGCTTCGGCGTCGCCTACGACATCTTCTCGCAGGACTTCTTTACCGGACAGATCCCGTTCAACTCGTTCAACGCCGGCCCGGCATACAACGCCATCGGTCCCGACCCGGTCTTCTTCTCCTTCACTCCGACCGCGGTGCTGGCTCCCGGCGTGGCGGTGTTCGATCCGGCGACCTTTTCGACCGACACTACGGATGCCTTTACCGTCGATCGCGGCCTTCGGACGCCATATGTCTACAACTACAACCTGAACCTCGAACAGGAGCTGTTCCCCAGCACCGTGCTGCAGGTGGCGTACGTGGGGTCGGCGGGACGCAAGCTGTTCCGCTTCCGCGATATCAACCAGCCGGACCAAGCCACCATCACGGCCACGGACCTGGCGAACGGATTCATCGATATCGTGCCGCGCAATTTTTCTACGCCGCTGAGCGCGCTGGCGCCCAACGCGCCGTTCTACGTCAATCAACTGGAAACTTCGGCCAGTTCAAGCTACAACGCGCTGCAGGTGAGTTTGAGGCAGCAGAATTGGCATGGATTGACGCAGCAAGTCTCCTACACGTGGTCGCACTCCATCGACACCGCCAGCGACGGACAGGACTTCGTCCCCAACGCCGCCCAACCCAATGACAGCAACAATCCGCGCGCCGACCGCGGCAACTCCAACTTTGATACCCGCCACCGCTTCGTGTGGTCCGCTATCTACTCTCTGCCGAAGATGGGGCTCGGGCGGCTGGGTGAAGGCTGGCAGATCAGTGGGGTACTGACGCTCCTGAGCGGACACCCCTTCCACGTGAACTACAACTTCCTGGACGACTACGACGGCAGCGGCGAATTCTTCGGCCGGCCTGACCTCGTGGGCCCGGTCACCTACAACCCCGACAACCCACTCCAGTACCTAAACCTGACTTCCTTCCAGGTGCCCTGCACGCTCGATCCGCTGGGAGACGGCAGCGCGGCGTTCTGTGTGCCGGGAACGCGCCATTTCGGAAGCCTGGGCCGGAACTCCCTGATCGGTCCGGACTATCGCAATTTCGACCTCGCCGTCAGCAAGGATACGCGGCTGACCGAGCGGCTCCATCTGCTGCTGCGGGCGGACTTCTACAATTTCACCAACCATCCAAACTTCGCCAATCCTCTGCTGCCCGCGTTCATTGCCGACGCGGCACCGAACGGGCTCGACCCTACGAACGGGCGCAGCCTGGGCTTCCTTCCCATTCTCGCGACGTCCGATGTCGGGCTGGGAAATCCCGTGCTAGGAGGCGGTGGACAGCGCAGCATACAGTTCTCGGCCAAGTTCACGTTCTAA
- the nadA gene encoding quinolinate synthase NadA: protein MSIAAPIVCSLDNYLLLPDHSLDGRLAAAKEALGKQAVILGHHYQRDEVIQFADHTGDSYKLAQEAARSEARTIVFCGVHFMAESADILSREDQQVILPDLNAGCSMADMAEIGQVEEAWEQFVRLGLTDDSGSGITPITYINSSAAIKAFCGERGGLVCTSSNAAAALRWGFAKTPRAFFLPDQHLGRNTAYAMGIPLEEMAVWDPYQLLGGNTPERLRQARVILWKGHCSVHQRFLPEHVDAVRRKYPGIHVIVHPECRWEVCQKADSMGSTEKIRKTITEAPAGSSFAVGTEIHLVNRLAKQNPDKIVITLDDSGCLCTTMFRISPQHLLWALDNLNEGNVVNRIVVPADVKRWARLALDRMLEIR from the coding sequence ATGTCGATTGCAGCCCCGATTGTCTGCTCCCTGGACAATTATCTTCTTCTCCCGGACCATTCCCTGGACGGCCGCCTTGCCGCCGCCAAGGAAGCCCTGGGCAAGCAGGCCGTCATCCTCGGCCACCACTACCAGCGCGACGAAGTCATCCAGTTCGCCGATCACACCGGCGACTCCTACAAGCTGGCGCAGGAGGCGGCCCGCTCCGAGGCACGCACCATTGTCTTCTGCGGCGTGCACTTCATGGCGGAAAGCGCGGACATCCTGAGCCGCGAGGACCAGCAGGTCATCCTGCCGGATCTGAACGCCGGCTGCTCCATGGCCGACATGGCCGAGATCGGCCAGGTGGAGGAGGCGTGGGAGCAGTTCGTCCGCCTCGGCCTCACCGACGACTCGGGCAGCGGCATCACACCCATCACCTACATCAATTCCTCGGCGGCCATCAAAGCCTTCTGCGGCGAGCGCGGCGGCCTGGTCTGTACTTCCTCGAACGCTGCTGCGGCGCTGCGCTGGGGCTTTGCCAAGACGCCCCGCGCCTTCTTCCTTCCCGACCAGCACCTGGGACGCAACACCGCCTACGCCATGGGCATCCCCTTGGAGGAAATGGCGGTCTGGGACCCCTACCAGCTCCTGGGCGGCAACACACCCGAGCGCCTGCGCCAGGCCCGCGTCATCCTGTGGAAGGGACATTGTTCGGTGCACCAGCGCTTCCTGCCGGAACACGTGGACGCGGTGCGCCGGAAGTACCCCGGCATTCACGTCATCGTCCACCCCGAGTGCCGCTGGGAGGTCTGCCAGAAGGCCGACTCCATGGGCTCGACCGAAAAGATCCGCAAGACCATCACCGAGGCCCCGGCGGGTTCCAGTTTCGCCGTGGGTACGGAAATCCATCTAGTAAACAGGCTGGCGAAGCAGAACCCGGATAAGATAGTGATTACGCTGGACGATTCCGGTTGTCTCTGTACCACCATGTTCCGCATCTCGCCGCAGCATCTGCTGTGGGCGCTGGACAACCTGAACGAGGGCAACGTGGTCAATCGGATCGTGGTTCCGGCGGACGTGAAGCGCTGGGCGCGCCTGGCGCTGGACCGTATGCTGGAGATCCGCTGA
- a CDS encoding DUF2203 domain-containing protein, translating to MAERTFTLAEAQQLLPMLEPLLDAAIRNKKLVEAVDAELQELSQRISNSGGMLLQISHWAERSAQRDAALHSVQETLAELDALGVQVKDLDTGLLDFPCQVGENVILLCWKLGEKKIAHWHGPTEGFIGRKPIDDSIARAGHPEKPN from the coding sequence ATGGCTGAACGCACCTTCACCCTCGCCGAAGCGCAGCAACTTTTGCCCATGCTCGAGCCCTTGCTCGATGCCGCCATCCGCAACAAGAAGCTGGTGGAAGCGGTCGACGCCGAACTGCAGGAGCTGAGCCAGCGCATCTCCAATTCCGGCGGAATGCTTCTCCAGATCAGCCATTGGGCGGAGCGCAGCGCGCAGCGCGACGCCGCCCTCCACAGCGTGCAGGAGACTCTGGCCGAACTGGACGCCCTCGGCGTGCAGGTGAAGGACCTCGACACCGGGCTGCTCGATTTCCCCTGCCAGGTCGGCGAAAACGTCATCCTGCTCTGCTGGAAGCTGGGTGAGAAGAAAATCGCGCACTGGCACGGGCCCACCGAGGGCTTCATCGGCCGCAAGCCGATTGACGACTCCATCGCCCGCGCCGGCCATCCCGAGAAGCCCAACTAA
- a CDS encoding M20/M25/M40 family metallo-hydrolase translates to MRRNLRLYPLLILLSLLATLHSEAVAQTRAAAVRGTAPRAAEVERRLRADLEFLASDALRGRGSATHDEQVSATYIAAQLRAAGLEPAGDAGGYLQRVELQQPVLGSAPTLTTTEGAESPRWTHGREMLVLAMQRPVTAGPLQKIDASGGAAPHPRRGAVVFLTPRMEAGAPSPTLQAFELVGQGAAAVLLPEWPRVRERWEAIGERVPEISQQVAGLEQVSAPSGWTAVVLNHEASRQLSAMPDGTLLRLQADVQEEKKSVTWNVLGRLPGRDPALREQVVLLSAHHDHVGVGKEVNGDGIYNGADDDASGVAAVLELARQLAAGPRPRRTVLFALFGSEESGGLGSLYFRERPPVPLEKVIANLGFEMLGRPDGKVPEKTLWLTGYERSSLGPRLAVQGARLVADPHPDQDFFRRSDNYVLARRGVVAHTISSYGLHKDYHQPSDEVTRIDFAHMTEAVQSLVAPVRWLANSSFTPKWNPGKQP, encoded by the coding sequence TTGCGACGGAACCTTCGGCTCTACCCCCTGTTGATCCTGCTGTCCCTGCTGGCAACGTTGCATTCCGAAGCGGTAGCTCAAACCAGGGCAGCCGCGGTGCGCGGCACTGCTCCCAGGGCGGCGGAGGTGGAACGACGCCTGCGCGCCGACCTGGAGTTCCTGGCGAGTGACGCGTTGCGGGGCCGCGGCAGCGCCACGCACGACGAACAGGTTTCCGCCACTTATATCGCGGCCCAACTGCGGGCGGCGGGGTTGGAGCCGGCCGGGGACGCGGGTGGATATCTTCAGCGCGTGGAGTTGCAGCAGCCGGTCCTCGGCAGCGCGCCCACACTCACCACCACCGAGGGCGCAGAATCGCCGCGCTGGACCCATGGGCGCGAGATGCTGGTACTGGCCATGCAGCGCCCGGTCACAGCAGGCCCCTTGCAGAAGATCGACGCAAGCGGTGGCGCGGCCCCGCACCCGCGGCGCGGAGCCGTCGTTTTCCTGACGCCCAGAATGGAAGCGGGCGCGCCGTCACCCACCCTGCAGGCTTTCGAGTTGGTCGGCCAGGGCGCCGCGGCGGTACTGCTGCCGGAATGGCCCCGCGTGCGAGAGCGCTGGGAAGCGATCGGTGAACGCGTGCCGGAAATCAGTCAACAAGTGGCGGGCCTGGAACAAGTTTCAGCACCCAGCGGCTGGACGGCGGTGGTCCTGAACCACGAGGCGAGCCGGCAGCTCAGTGCGATGCCGGACGGCACCCTGCTGCGCCTGCAAGCGGACGTCCAGGAAGAAAAGAAATCGGTCACCTGGAACGTGCTGGGACGGCTGCCGGGACGCGACCCGGCCTTGCGGGAGCAGGTGGTGCTACTTTCCGCGCATCACGATCACGTGGGCGTAGGCAAGGAGGTGAACGGCGACGGCATCTACAACGGCGCCGATGACGACGCCTCGGGGGTGGCGGCGGTGCTGGAGCTGGCGCGCCAACTGGCCGCCGGGCCGCGGCCGCGGCGCACCGTGCTGTTCGCCCTGTTCGGCAGCGAAGAGTCCGGAGGCTTGGGTTCGCTGTATTTCCGCGAGCGTCCTCCGGTCCCGCTGGAGAAGGTCATAGCCAACCTGGGATTCGAGATGCTCGGCCGGCCCGACGGCAAGGTTCCGGAGAAGACCTTGTGGCTGACTGGCTATGAGCGCTCAAGTCTGGGGCCGCGGCTGGCGGTCCAGGGCGCGCGCCTGGTGGCTGATCCTCACCCCGACCAGGATTTCTTTCGCCGCTCGGACAACTACGTCCTGGCCAGGCGCGGCGTGGTGGCCCACACCATTTCCAGTTACGGATTGCACAAGGACTATCACCAGCCGAGCGATGAAGTAACGCGCATCGACTTCGCGCACATGACGGAAGCGGTTCAATCGCTGGTCGCGCCCGTGCGCTGGCTGGCCAACTCCTCGTTTACACCGAAATGGAATCCCGGAAAGCAACCGTGA
- a CDS encoding beta-propeller fold lactonase family protein codes for MHDRRKLWLGLCSFLLLAALGAGCNGFFTDENGDGGDGTVQPRFVYTANSGSDNVSGFTVDTSTGSLTAATGSPFGAGVSPNSVGADADGTFLYAANQGGGVSGYVINRSNGGLAQAAGSPFASAFDFVAVAVDPAARFVYAAQDGVAAVFGFSVTASTGVLNAVPGSPVALSGTPVRLSVDPAGRFVFVALGADGTDVFRINSDGSLTFVENELPTVGREAREVIVEPRGSFAYVADGVGGVAAYSVNASTGALTVISGSPFAAGSEPVGLAVDPDGDFLYVANRGSNTVSVFSIGSNGALTAGTPVGAGSNPVSLAVDPSGRFLYVANEGSDNISLYTINATSGALSSAGTASAGTSPESIVVTP; via the coding sequence TTGCACGACCGGCGGAAACTCTGGCTCGGACTGTGCTCCTTCCTTCTTCTGGCCGCTCTCGGGGCGGGCTGTAACGGCTTCTTTACCGATGAGAACGGCGACGGTGGCGATGGAACCGTCCAGCCGCGCTTCGTCTATACGGCCAACTCCGGCTCCGACAACGTCTCCGGCTTCACGGTGGACACCTCGACCGGCAGCCTGACGGCGGCCACGGGCTCGCCGTTTGGCGCCGGCGTCAGCCCGAACTCGGTCGGCGCAGATGCGGATGGAACTTTCCTTTATGCAGCCAATCAAGGCGGCGGCGTCTCCGGCTACGTCATCAATCGTTCCAACGGCGGCCTGGCCCAGGCCGCCGGCTCGCCGTTCGCCTCGGCCTTTGATTTCGTAGCTGTAGCCGTGGATCCGGCGGCGCGCTTCGTGTACGCCGCACAAGATGGCGTGGCAGCGGTCTTCGGCTTTAGCGTTACGGCCAGCACGGGTGTGCTGAACGCGGTTCCCGGTTCGCCGGTCGCGCTGTCGGGCACGCCCGTCCGGCTCTCCGTGGATCCCGCGGGCCGTTTTGTATTCGTCGCGTTGGGCGCCGACGGCACGGACGTGTTTCGCATCAACAGCGACGGCTCGCTGACTTTTGTGGAGAACGAGCTTCCCACCGTCGGCCGCGAAGCCCGCGAGGTGATTGTGGAGCCCAGGGGGAGCTTCGCCTATGTCGCCGATGGCGTCGGTGGCGTGGCGGCCTACTCGGTGAACGCTTCGACGGGCGCGCTGACGGTGATTTCCGGCTCGCCGTTCGCCGCCGGCTCCGAGCCGGTGGGCCTGGCCGTCGATCCCGACGGTGACTTTCTCTATGTTGCCAACCGCGGCTCCAACACGGTTTCGGTCTTCAGCATCGGCAGCAATGGCGCGCTGACGGCTGGCACGCCGGTCGGGGCCGGTTCCAACCCCGTCTCCCTGGCCGTCGACCCTTCCGGACGCTTCCTTTACGTAGCCAACGAAGGAAGCGACAACATCTCGCTCTACACCATCAATGCCACCAGTGGCGCGCTCAGCTCCGCCGGCACGGCGAGTGCCGGCACCAGCCCCGAATCGATCGTAGTCACGCCCTAG